A window from Cryptomeria japonica chromosome 1, Sugi_1.0, whole genome shotgun sequence encodes these proteins:
- the LOC131057874 gene encoding DNA-directed RNA polymerase subunit beta-like, with the protein MVQGVAVYDTMQYVTGDVFTIGVGLNASMGAFLLHGGTFTKRVMTQNTSIMIHQPHMSPYDRRATSIESSFDSEYLGLLRSYVARTYLRRTKQDFELICYLLERDIYMTPDQAVEFGLIDEIGVEGLGFSDTLDTLFIHDDADAHDNSFANRALMGSNMQRQAVPLVQPEKCIVGTGLEGQAALDSGSVAIAKQGGKIKYIDGENITITSSVARNNIETELILYQRSNSDTCMHQKPRVRQGEYVKRGQIIADSAATAGGELSLGKNILVAYMPWEGYNFEDAILISERLVYQDIFTSFQIVRYEIGVYFTNQGPEVITREIPHLDAYLLRHLDENGLVMIGSWIETGDVLVGKLILEAEEDSLLNTPEGKLLQALFDIKAPTGKENCFRVPKGVKGRVIDVRCFQEFEEDDYLGDIVEKVHVYILQKRKIQVGDKVAGRHGNKGIISKILPRQDMPYLQNGTPVDMVLNPLGVPSRMNVGQIFECLLGLAGKLMNKHYRLAPFDERYEREASRKLVFSELYKASEQTANPWVFEPDHPGKHRLIDGRTGKVFEQPVTIGIAYISKLCHQVDDKIHARSSGPYTLVTQQPLKGKSHRGGQRVGEMEVWALQGFGVAYILHEMLTLKSDHMDTREKIFGAIFNGEPMPKPSTPTESFRLLSRELRSLALELNHTILSEIDFQIDKKEV; encoded by the coding sequence ATGGTACAGGGAGTCGCTGTTTACGATACTATGCAATACGTAACAGGGGATGTATTTACAATAGGCGTCGGGTTAAATGCTTCAATGGGAGCTTTCCTTCTACACGGGGGGACGTTTACTAAACGGGTAATGACCCAAAACACATCAATTATGATCCACCAACCCCATATGTCTCCTTATGATCGTCGCGCCACTTCAATAGAATCAAGCTTCGATTCAGAGTATCTGGGCCTTTTGCGTTCGTATGTTGCGCGAActtatttaagaagaacaaagcaagatttcgAACTAATTTGTTATCTATTAGAACGAGATATTTATATGACACCAGACCAAGCAGTAGAGTTTGGTCTTATCGACGAAATCGGCGTAGAAGGACTCGGTTTTTCAGATACATTAGATACATTGTTTATTCATGACGATGCTGATGCCCATGATAATAGTTTTGCGAATCGTGCTTTAATGGGTTCTAATATGCAGCGTCAAGCAGTTCCACTTGTTCAACCTGAGAAGTGTATTGTCGGAACTGGATTGGAGGGTCAAGCAGCTCTAGATTCAGGAAGTGTAGCTATAGCTAAGCAAGGGGGAAAAATAAAGTATATTGATGGTGAAAATATCACCATAACTTCATCTGTTGCTCGAAACAATATAGAAACAGAATTGATTCTATATCAACGTTCTAATAGCGATACTTGTATGCATCAAAAACCCCGAGTTCGCCAAGGGGAGTATGTAAAGAGGGGACAAATTATAGCAGACAGTGCAGCTACAGCAGGGGGAGAACTTTCTTTGGGAAAAAACATCTTAGTGGCCTATATGCCATGGGAAGGATACAATTTTGAAGATGCAATACTTATTAGTGAACGTCTGGTATATCAAGACATTTTTACTTCTTTCCAGATCGTAAGATACGAAATTGGAGTTTATTTTACGAACCAGGGCCCTGAAGTAATAACTAGAGAAATACCTCATTTAGATGCTTACTTACTTCGTCATCTGGACGAAAACGGCCTTGTAATGATAGGATCTTGGATAGAAACAGGTGATGTATTAGTAGGTAAATTGATACTGGAAGCAGAAGAAGACTCACTATTAAATACTCCAGAAGGAAAATTATTACAAGCTTTATTTGATATTAAGGCACCTACTGGAAAAGAAAATTGTTTTAGAGTCCCTAAAGGTGTAAAAGGTCGAGTTATCGATGTGAGATGCTTTCAGGAGTTCGAGGAAGACGATTATCTCGGCGATATTGTAGAAAAAGTTCATGTATATATTTTACAAAAACGTAAAATACAAGTAGGCGATAAAGTAGCTGGAAGGCATGGTAATAAAGgtattatttcaaaaattttgcccAGGCAAGATATGCCTTATTTACAGAATGGAACACCAGTGGACATGGTATTAAATCCATTAGGGGTACCTTCACGAATGAATGTAGGACAGATCTTTGAATGTTTGCTTGGTTTAGCAGGAAAACTAATGAACAAACATTACAGACTAGCACCTTTTGACGAAAGGTACGAGCGAGAAGCTTCTAGAAAACTAGTCTTCTCTGAGCTTTATAAAGCTAGCGAGCAAACAGCTAATCCATGGGTATTTGAACCTGATCATCCTGGAAAACATAGATTAATTGATGGAAGAACAGGAAAGGTATTTGAACAACCTGTTACAATAGGAATAGCTTATATATCGAAATTGTGCCATCAAGTTGATGACAAAATTCATGCACGTTCCAGTGGACCTTATACACTGGTTACACAACAACCTCTCAAAGGAAAATCCCACCGAGGAGGGCAACGAGTAGGAGAAATGGAAGTTTGGGCTTTACAAGGTTTTGGTGTTGCTTATATCTTACACGAGATGCTTACTTTAAAATCTGACCATATGGATACTCGTGAAAAAATATTTGGTGCCATTTTCAACGGAGAACCAATGCCTAAACCTAGCACTCCTACAGAATCTTTCCGATTGCTCAGTAGAGAACTACGATCTTTAGCTCTAGAATTGAATCATACTATTCTATCTGAGATAGACTTTCAGATAGATAAGAAGGAAGTTTGA
- the LOC131044837 gene encoding pentatricopeptide repeat-containing protein At3g48250, chloroplastic-like, with the protein MAGRFDDAYGVMKAMEMADFVADNGTFSQLVFGLCKDGTLDEACRVLDWMKELGCTPNLKTWNILIDGHCKARGIDQVLSYFEFLVESGGYADRDVLDAFVKTLCSQNRIEDAHNFLRKMINKGLKVWAGTLEELLQKLMNAKGLQDALKLLDLMVKRGFPAIVDPLYNIFAQCGTVDGALDFLNKLTRNVPKYEAVKLYSKMLNGFCDVGKKAQAQILFSRSFPYV; encoded by the coding sequence ATGGCTGGTAGATTTGATGATGCTTATGGAGTTATGAAGGCTATGGAGATGGCCGATTTTGTGGCAGATAACGGTACTTTTAGTCAACTTGTGTTTGGGCTCTGCAAGGATGGGACCTTGGATGAGGCTTGTCGAGTCTTGGATTGGATGAAAGAGCTGGGGTGCACTCCTAATCTCAAGacatggaatattttgattgatgGGCATTGTAAGGCCAGGGGGATAGATCAAGTGCTTAGTTATTTTGAGTTCCTGGTGGAAAGTGGTGGTTATGCCGACCGTGATGTTCTGGACGCTTTTGTCAAGACTCTCTGTAGTCAAAACAGAATAGAGGATGCCCACAATTTTTTGCGTAAAATGATAAATAAAGGCTTGAAGGTTTGGGCGGGCACATTAGAGGAATTGCTGCAGAAATTGATGAATGCAAAGGGGTTGCAAGATGCCTTAAAACTGCTAGATCTTATGGTGAAGCGGGGTTTTCCAGCCATCGTAGATCCTTTATATAATATTTTTGCTCAGTGTGGGACAGTGGACGGGGCTCTAGATTTCCTGAATAAGTTGACCAGAAACGTCCCTAAGTATGAGGCTGTTAAAttatactctaaaatgcttaatgGATTTTGTGACGTAGGGAAAAAGGCCCAAGCTCAGATATTATTTTCCCGTTCCTTTCCTTATGTTTGA